The Planctomycetota bacterium genome has a segment encoding these proteins:
- a CDS encoding YjhG/YagF family D-xylonate dehydratase: MPTDDPLFGPADFDVPTTAPGPTGSLPLTDEMLRQRPSGDLFGLSQNAGMGWSPDAMLGPEVLLLSTQGGIRAPDGKPIALGYHTGHWEVGLLMHEAADVVRSAGGTPFAGFVSDPCDGRTQGTVGMFDSLPYRNDAAMVLRRLIRSLPTRKGVVGVATCDKGLPAMMIALAGCGDLPGVIVPGGVTLPPAVGEDAGKVQTIGARYSVGELSLEEAAELGCRACATPGGGCQFLGTAATAQVVAEALGMAVPHSALAPSGQPIWRDVARRSASAVLRMTRKGVAMRDVLSDAAVRNAMTVHAAFGGSTNLLLHIPAVAHAAKLARPSVDDWTNVNRRTPRLVDALPNGPIGHPTVRVFLAGGVPEVLVYLRELGLLELDVPTATGRTLDEVIDGWQRSERRKRLRDQLHQRDRVDPDDVILLPARAKQRGLTPTVCFPRGNLCPDGAVVKSTAIDPSVIDDDGVYRHEGPAKVFTTEPAAIAAIKNGGVVAGDVIALIGRGPIGCGMEECYQVTGALKHVSFGKHVALITDARFSGVSTGACIGHVGPEALAGGPVGRLRDGDRVRIEIDTKNLTGSVDAVDASVVHREPHPDLRADVNIPDDTRLWAALQQVGGGTWGGCVYDVDSIVDKLRS; encoded by the coding sequence ATGCCAACCGATGATCCGCTTTTCGGCCCCGCCGACTTCGACGTGCCGACCACCGCGCCCGGCCCGACCGGCAGCCTGCCGCTGACCGACGAGATGCTCCGCCAGCGCCCGAGCGGTGACCTGTTCGGCCTCTCGCAGAACGCCGGCATGGGCTGGAGCCCCGACGCGATGCTCGGGCCCGAGGTGCTTTTGCTCAGCACCCAAGGCGGCATCCGCGCGCCCGACGGCAAGCCGATCGCGCTCGGCTATCACACCGGCCACTGGGAGGTCGGCCTGCTCATGCACGAAGCCGCCGACGTCGTCCGCAGCGCCGGCGGGACGCCGTTCGCCGGCTTCGTCTCCGACCCTTGCGACGGGCGAACCCAAGGCACCGTCGGCATGTTCGACAGCCTGCCGTATCGCAACGACGCGGCGATGGTCCTGCGTCGGTTGATTCGATCACTGCCGACGCGCAAGGGCGTCGTCGGTGTCGCGACCTGCGACAAGGGTCTGCCGGCGATGATGATCGCGCTGGCTGGCTGCGGCGACCTGCCCGGCGTGATCGTCCCCGGCGGCGTGACGCTACCGCCGGCGGTCGGCGAAGACGCGGGCAAGGTACAGACCATCGGCGCACGCTACAGCGTCGGCGAGCTGTCGCTCGAAGAGGCTGCCGAGCTCGGCTGCCGAGCGTGTGCGACGCCCGGCGGTGGCTGCCAGTTTCTCGGCACTGCGGCCACCGCGCAGGTCGTCGCCGAAGCGCTGGGCATGGCCGTCCCGCACAGTGCGCTCGCCCCGAGCGGCCAACCGATCTGGCGTGACGTCGCCCGCCGCTCCGCCTCGGCCGTGCTGCGGATGACTCGCAAGGGCGTGGCGATGCGCGACGTGCTGAGCGACGCCGCCGTGCGAAACGCGATGACCGTCCACGCCGCGTTCGGCGGATCGACGAACTTGTTGCTGCACATCCCGGCCGTCGCCCACGCGGCGAAGCTGGCCCGACCGAGCGTCGACGACTGGACCAACGTGAATCGCCGCACGCCGCGCTTGGTCGATGCGTTGCCGAACGGGCCGATCGGCCATCCGACCGTCCGTGTCTTCCTCGCCGGCGGCGTGCCGGAGGTGCTTGTGTATCTGCGCGAACTGGGCTTGCTGGAACTCGACGTGCCGACCGCGACGGGTCGGACGTTGGACGAAGTCATTGACGGCTGGCAACGCAGCGAACGCCGCAAGAGGCTTCGCGATCAACTGCATCAACGTGACCGCGTCGATCCCGACGACGTGATCCTGCTGCCGGCCCGGGCGAAGCAACGCGGCCTCACGCCCACAGTCTGCTTCCCGCGCGGCAATCTCTGCCCCGACGGCGCCGTCGTGAAGTCCACTGCGATCGACCCGAGCGTCATCGACGACGACGGCGTCTACCGCCACGAGGGACCGGCGAAGGTCTTCACCACCGAGCCCGCCGCGATCGCCGCGATCAAGAACGGCGGCGTCGTCGCGGGCGATGTCATCGCGCTCATCGGCCGCGGGCCCATCGGCTGCGGCATGGAAGAGTGCTATCAAGTCACGGGCGCGCTAAAGCACGTCTCCTTCGGCAAGCACGTCGCGCTGATTACTGACGCGCGGTTCAGCGGCGTGAGCACTGGCGCGTGCATCGGCCACGTCGGCCCCGAAGCACTCGCTGGCGGGCCGGTCGGACGACTGCGCGACGGCGACCGCGTCCGCATCGAAATCGACACGAAGAACCTCACCGGCAGCGTGGACGCCGTTGACGCGTCGGTCGTGCACCGCGAGCCGCACCCGGACTTGCGCGCCGACGTGAACATCCCCGATGACACGCGGCTGTGGGCCGCACTGCAACAAGTCGGCGGCGGTACGTGGGGCGGTTGCGTCTACGACGTCGACTCGATTGTCGATAAGCTCCGGTCATGA
- a CDS encoding carbon-nitrogen hydrolase family protein — protein MSHADTLTIGLAQIAPVWLDRTATLAKVVRSLDEAGRSKCDLVAFGEALVPGYPVWLDRTGGAVFDSPPQKQLHAHYMANAIDIDAGDLDDVRAAAKRNATAVYLGLIERPADRGGHSLYASLVYINKAGEIGSVHRKLMPTYEERLTWSPGDGHGLRVHPLGAFTVGGLNCWENWMPLPRAALYALGEDLHIAVWPGSQRNTQDITRFIARESRSYVVSVSALLRPDDFPDDTPNRAAIVDGMPDLLHDGGSCVAGPNGEFVLEPQVGNESLFVVNIDHAKVREERQNFDPVGHYSRPDVTQLHVNRERQTTARFND, from the coding sequence ATGTCCCACGCCGACACGCTCACGATTGGCCTTGCCCAGATCGCCCCCGTCTGGCTCGACCGCACCGCGACGCTGGCGAAGGTCGTGCGGTCGCTCGACGAGGCGGGCCGCAGCAAGTGCGACCTCGTCGCCTTCGGCGAAGCCCTCGTGCCCGGCTATCCCGTCTGGCTCGACCGCACCGGCGGCGCGGTCTTCGACTCACCGCCGCAAAAACAACTGCACGCGCACTACATGGCCAACGCGATCGACATCGACGCCGGCGATCTCGACGACGTCCGGGCCGCGGCGAAACGCAACGCCACCGCCGTCTACCTCGGCCTCATCGAACGCCCCGCCGACCGCGGCGGCCACAGCCTCTACGCCTCGCTCGTCTACATCAACAAGGCCGGCGAGATCGGCTCGGTGCACCGAAAGCTCATGCCCACCTACGAGGAACGCCTCACCTGGTCCCCCGGCGACGGGCACGGGCTGCGCGTCCATCCGCTCGGCGCGTTCACCGTCGGCGGCTTGAACTGCTGGGAGAACTGGATGCCCCTGCCCCGCGCCGCGCTCTACGCGCTCGGCGAAGACCTGCACATCGCCGTCTGGCCCGGCTCGCAACGCAACACCCAGGACATCACCCGCTTCATCGCCCGCGAGTCGCGCAGCTATGTCGTCTCCGTCAGCGCGCTGCTTCGCCCCGACGACTTCCCCGACGACACGCCCAACCGCGCCGCAATCGTCGACGGCATGCCTGACCTCCTCCACGACGGCGGCTCATGCGTCGCGGGCCCGAACGGCGAGTTCGTCTTGGAGCCGCAGGTCGGCAACGAGAGCCTGTTCGTCGTCAACATCGACCACGCGAAGGTGCGCGAGGAACGCCAGAACTTCGACCCCGTCGGCCACTACAGCCGACCGGATGTGACGCAGTTGCACGTCAACCGTGAGCGGCAGACCACCGCACGCTTCAACGACTGA
- a CDS encoding fumarylacetoacetate hydrolase family protein: MNALPEDGTLVGRVWNGEGPLIVVRRGDDLIDVTDTFPTMSRLINDADPLRVYEVDGPVAGEVREILRNSEAGAQPRVPGAAPRLHHPHLLAPNDLLATKACGVTFIRSLLERVVEEKAKGDPAVAQQVRGMITEALGDDLSKVAPGSPETQALKKKFIAAGVWSQYLEVGIGPDPEVFTKAQPMASVGYGAEVGVLPDSSWNNPEPEVVLTVSRRGEIRGATLGNDVNLRDYEGRSALLLGEAKDQNGSCAIGPMIRLFDESFTLADVEACEVELHITGVDGFETRGRNRMAEISRKPADLVAAALGPHHQYPDGMMLFLGTMFAPTDDRDGTGGGFTHKLGDRVEISTPSLGTLVNTVNHTDKIPPWTFGAGELFDFLQQRRKG, translated from the coding sequence ATGAACGCACTGCCCGAGGACGGAACGCTGGTCGGCCGCGTGTGGAACGGCGAGGGGCCGCTGATTGTCGTCCGCCGCGGTGACGATCTGATCGACGTCACCGACACGTTTCCAACGATGTCGCGTTTGATCAACGACGCCGACCCGCTGCGCGTCTACGAAGTCGATGGACCGGTCGCTGGAGAGGTGCGGGAGATTCTCAGGAACTCCGAAGCCGGGGCGCAGCCCCGGGTACCCGGGGCTGCGCCCCGGCTTCATCACCCGCACCTGCTCGCTCCCAACGACTTGCTCGCGACCAAGGCTTGCGGCGTCACGTTCATCCGCTCGCTGCTCGAACGCGTTGTCGAAGAGAAAGCCAAGGGCGACCCCGCCGTCGCCCAGCAGGTCCGCGGCATGATCACCGAAGCGCTTGGCGACGACCTATCCAAAGTCGCCCCCGGCTCGCCGGAGACGCAAGCGCTCAAGAAGAAGTTCATCGCCGCCGGCGTTTGGAGCCAGTACCTCGAAGTCGGCATCGGCCCGGACCCAGAGGTGTTCACCAAGGCCCAGCCGATGGCGTCGGTCGGCTACGGTGCGGAGGTCGGCGTGCTGCCAGACTCGTCGTGGAACAACCCGGAGCCGGAGGTCGTGCTCACGGTGAGCCGACGCGGCGAGATACGTGGGGCGACGCTTGGCAACGACGTGAACCTACGCGACTACGAAGGGCGCAGCGCACTGCTGCTGGGCGAGGCGAAGGACCAGAACGGCTCGTGTGCGATTGGGCCGATGATCCGATTGTTCGATGAGTCGTTCACGCTCGCCGATGTCGAAGCTTGTGAGGTTGAACTTCACATCACCGGCGTTGATGGCTTCGAGACGCGCGGCCGCAACCGTATGGCCGAGATCAGCCGCAAGCCCGCCGACCTCGTCGCCGCGGCGCTCGGGCCGCACCACCAGTACCCCGACGGCATGATGCTTTTCCTCGGCACGATGTTCGCCCCGACCGACGATCGCGATGGCACGGGCGGCGGCTTCACGCACAAGCTCGGCGACCGCGTCGAGATCAGCACACCAAGCCTCGGCACGCTCGTCAACACCGTCAACCACACCGACAAGATCCCGCCGTGGACGTTTGGCGCCGGCGAGCTCTTCGACTTTCTCCAACAACGTCGCAAAGGTTAA
- a CDS encoding PEP-CTERM sorting domain-containing protein (PEP-CTERM proteins occur, often in large numbers, in the proteomes of bacteria that also encode an exosortase, a predicted intramembrane cysteine proteinase. The presence of a PEP-CTERM domain at a protein's C-terminus predicts cleavage within the sorting domain, followed by covalent anchoring to some some component of the (usually Gram-negative) cell surface. Many PEP-CTERM proteins exhibit an unusual sequence composition that includes large numbers of potential glycosylation sites. Expression of one such protein has been shown restore the ability of a bacterium to form floc, a type of biofilm.), which translates to MSKTTFVTAWLATFAAGTAAVADVLPSFAYEGFDYTPGTAVDESNGGAGFVGPWFNAVGSEGVVVEGSLAEPTGTLLTNGNAGAEIDEGRLNRQLQFALPDLVAPEGPAPAGDLYISFLMQTTNDQAYYGFELFDGGNNDSNRVLQVANEGGEFQLRLKNDPLSSVALPTSGTETHLYVLRFELINNDAVVSAYVDPDPAAPENVSDAFIASTDFLSFDRVEFAIFQGGTGDSQLLVDEIRIGSTYASVLPLIPEPGTLGLLGAAGLGLFRRRHA; encoded by the coding sequence GTGAGTAAGACAACCTTCGTGACCGCATGGTTGGCGACTTTCGCCGCCGGCACGGCCGCCGTCGCCGATGTACTTCCGTCATTCGCCTATGAAGGGTTTGATTACACGCCCGGTACCGCCGTCGACGAAAGCAACGGCGGGGCGGGTTTTGTAGGTCCGTGGTTCAACGCCGTCGGCTCGGAGGGCGTGGTCGTCGAAGGGTCGCTCGCCGAACCGACCGGGACGCTTTTGACCAACGGCAATGCCGGAGCCGAGATCGATGAAGGTCGCCTCAACCGCCAACTCCAGTTCGCTCTGCCCGACCTCGTCGCACCCGAAGGGCCTGCACCCGCCGGCGATCTCTACATCAGCTTCCTGATGCAGACGACCAACGACCAGGCCTACTACGGCTTCGAGCTGTTCGACGGCGGCAACAACGATTCCAACCGCGTGCTCCAGGTCGCCAACGAAGGCGGGGAGTTTCAGCTCCGCCTCAAGAACGATCCACTGTCCTCGGTCGCGCTGCCCACGTCCGGCACCGAGACGCATCTCTATGTGCTGCGGTTCGAGCTCATCAACAACGACGCGGTCGTGAGCGCCTACGTCGACCCTGATCCGGCGGCACCGGAGAATGTGAGCGATGCGTTCATCGCATCGACCGACTTCCTGTCGTTCGATCGCGTGGAGTTCGCGATCTTCCAAGGCGGCACCGGCGACAGCCAACTGCTCGTCGACGAGATTCGCATCGGCAGCACTTACGCTTCGGTCTTGCCGTTGATCCCTGAACCGGGCACACTCGGTCTGCTCGGCGCTGCAGGTCTTGGCCTGTTTCGTCGCCGACATGCATGA
- a CDS encoding prolipoprotein diacylglyceryl transferase family protein, translated as MSFPVYIPLPIVGEVHPHLLSEVLAYSLGFQLYLLLKRRGGGPALSVEQSLWLLAGAILGAAVGAKMLNFAEWRTLEGLLGKTVVGGILGGWAGVEIIKKFQHIPGSTGGLVTLPLCVGIALGRVGCFLTGLDDRTFGVATTLPWGIDFGDGITRHPTQLYDIAVVTVIAIVLSALLPRNRRPTDGALDFRLFIIGYLGWRFVAEFIKPTERVYVGLSAIQWACALGVAIALWNILRPRRSRL; from the coding sequence GTGTCGTTTCCGGTTTACATCCCGTTGCCGATCGTCGGCGAGGTGCATCCGCACCTGTTGTCCGAAGTGCTAGCGTACTCGCTCGGGTTTCAGTTGTATCTGTTGCTCAAGCGACGCGGTGGCGGGCCGGCGTTGTCGGTGGAGCAGTCGTTGTGGCTGCTGGCGGGCGCGATCCTCGGGGCGGCGGTCGGGGCGAAGATGCTCAACTTCGCGGAGTGGCGCACGCTCGAAGGTCTGCTCGGCAAGACCGTGGTCGGCGGCATCCTCGGCGGGTGGGCCGGCGTGGAGATCATCAAAAAGTTCCAGCACATCCCCGGCAGCACCGGCGGGCTGGTGACGCTGCCGTTGTGTGTCGGTATCGCACTCGGCCGCGTCGGCTGTTTCCTCACCGGCCTCGACGATCGCACGTTTGGCGTCGCGACGACCTTGCCGTGGGGCATCGACTTTGGCGACGGCATTACACGCCATCCAACCCAGCTCTACGACATCGCCGTGGTGACAGTGATTGCGATTGTCTTGTCAGCCCTGTTGCCACGCAACCGGAGGCCGACCGACGGCGCGCTTGACTTCCGCCTCTTCATCATCGGCTACCTCGGCTGGCGCTTCGTCGCCGAGTTCATCAAACCGACCGAGCGCGTGTACGTCGGCCTGAGCGCGATCCAATGGGCGTGCGCGCTCGGCGTGGCCATTGCTTTGTGGAACATTTTGCGGCCGCGCCGCAGCCGCCTGTGA
- a CDS encoding PEP-CTERM sorting domain-containing protein, which produces MRTHFNYLTAFAVTASVTAAAVAVPAYEPFDYAVGDTVVGNDGGFGFDGPWFNVLGSQGEIIEGSLVDPTGLLLTEGNTGSEIDEGRVYRLVDEPQPSAGGDGPFEQTIFLSFLMQTTNDEAYYGFELFDGGNNDSNRTVQIANEGGVFQVRLNNDDALSAPLPSPGTDTHLYVLRLDFSDALDNITVYVDPDPSQPEPAVADASVLGDISYDRVAFAMFQGPREESLLVDELRIGDSFDDVTPFPEPASLGLLAMAGLGLMRRRR; this is translated from the coding sequence ATGCGCACACATTTCAACTACCTCACCGCGTTCGCGGTCACGGCCAGCGTCACTGCGGCCGCCGTGGCCGTGCCTGCTTACGAACCTTTCGACTACGCCGTCGGCGACACAGTCGTCGGCAACGATGGCGGCTTTGGCTTCGACGGCCCCTGGTTCAACGTCCTCGGCTCACAGGGCGAGATTATCGAGGGCTCGCTCGTCGATCCGACGGGCTTGCTCCTGACCGAGGGTAACACCGGCTCCGAGATCGACGAGGGCCGGGTGTACCGACTCGTTGACGAGCCCCAGCCGAGCGCCGGTGGCGACGGTCCTTTTGAGCAAACGATCTTCCTCAGCTTCTTGATGCAGACCACCAACGACGAAGCCTACTACGGCTTCGAGTTGTTCGACGGTGGCAACAACGATTCGAACCGAACCGTGCAGATCGCCAACGAGGGCGGGGTCTTCCAGGTCCGACTCAACAACGACGACGCGCTCTCGGCACCGCTTCCGTCGCCCGGTACCGACACGCATCTGTACGTCTTGCGGCTCGACTTCTCCGACGCGCTTGACAACATCACCGTCTACGTTGATCCCGATCCGAGCCAGCCGGAGCCGGCCGTGGCCGACGCTTCGGTGCTCGGTGATATCAGCTACGACCGCGTCGCCTTCGCGATGTTCCAAGGCCCACGTGAGGAGTCGCTGCTCGTCGATGAGCTTCGCATCGGTGATTCGTTCGATGACGTGACGCCGTTCCCCGAGCCGGCCTCGCTCGGCCTCCTCGCCATGGCCGGCCTCGGGCTCATGCGTCGCCGCCGCTAA
- a CDS encoding radical SAM protein has product MPDRPYLFHDLTIALCSTCLTRVEAKVVEQDGRIYMHKRCPTHGFEKVLISSDAEYWKRSRQTIKAGQMPLKFNTPIKYGCPYDCGLCPDHEQHSCLTLIEVTDGCNLRCPICYADSGPERVESHRSLEVIEGMLDAVVRNEGEPDVVQISGGEPTIHPRFWDILDAAKARPIKHLMVNSNGVLIASKPDFAKRLAEYMPGFEIYLQWDSFKPDALRELRGQDLADVRMRALENLNDAGVSTTLVSTLKRGLNDDEIGKTIDFALQQPCVRGVSFQPVQDAGRTEQFDHAKDRLTLADVRTGILEQTDVFEPNDVIPVPCHPDCLAMAYALKVGGCVTPLTGLIDPQTLLQDEGSTIIYEKNPRLRDELLKLFSTAASPTGSATSLKQLLCCLPLAAVPGDIGYENVFRVIIMKFMDAHDMDIRSVKKTCVHIAQPDGKIIPFDTFNLLYRDRAAQRLAELRGERRGENPRSLAVLR; this is encoded by the coding sequence ATGCCCGATCGTCCGTATCTCTTCCACGACCTCACCATCGCGCTCTGCTCGACGTGCCTCACTCGGGTCGAGGCGAAGGTGGTGGAGCAGGACGGGCGGATCTACATGCACAAGCGTTGTCCGACACACGGGTTTGAGAAGGTGTTGATCTCGTCGGATGCCGAGTACTGGAAGCGGTCGCGGCAGACGATCAAGGCGGGGCAGATGCCGTTGAAGTTCAACACGCCGATCAAGTACGGCTGTCCGTACGACTGCGGCCTGTGCCCGGATCACGAACAACACTCGTGCCTGACGCTGATCGAGGTGACCGACGGGTGCAACCTGCGTTGTCCGATTTGCTACGCCGACAGCGGGCCGGAGCGGGTCGAGTCGCATCGGAGCCTTGAGGTGATCGAGGGGATGCTGGATGCGGTGGTGCGGAACGAGGGTGAGCCGGACGTGGTGCAAATCAGCGGCGGCGAGCCGACGATCCACCCGCGGTTCTGGGACATCCTCGATGCGGCGAAGGCCAGGCCCATCAAGCACCTGATGGTCAATTCCAACGGCGTGCTCATCGCGAGCAAACCCGACTTCGCCAAGCGCCTCGCCGAATACATGCCGGGCTTCGAGATCTACCTGCAGTGGGACTCGTTCAAGCCCGACGCGTTGCGGGAGCTACGCGGGCAGGATCTGGCCGATGTACGCATGCGCGCCTTGGAAAATCTCAACGACGCCGGTGTGTCGACAACGCTTGTCTCGACACTCAAGCGTGGGCTCAACGACGACGAGATCGGCAAGACGATCGACTTCGCGCTACAACAGCCATGCGTGCGCGGCGTGAGTTTCCAACCCGTGCAGGACGCCGGGCGGACCGAGCAGTTCGACCATGCGAAAGACCGCCTCACCCTCGCGGATGTCCGCACCGGCATCCTTGAACAGACCGACGTGTTCGAGCCGAATGACGTGATCCCGGTGCCGTGCCACCCGGACTGTTTGGCGATGGCGTATGCGCTCAAAGTCGGCGGTTGCGTCACACCCCTGACCGGCCTCATCGACCCGCAAACGCTTCTGCAGGACGAAGGCTCGACCATTATCTACGAGAAGAACCCGCGTTTGCGTGACGAACTGCTCAAACTCTTCTCCACCGCCGCGAGCCCGACCGGCAGCGCGACGTCGCTCAAGCAATTGCTCTGCTGCCTGCCCCTCGCGGCCGTTCCCGGCGACATCGGCTACGAAAACGTCTTCCGCGTCATCATCATGAAGTTCATGGACGCCCACGACATGGACATCCGCAGCGTCAAGAAAACCTGCGTCCACATCGCCCAGCCCGACGGCAAGATCATCCCGTTCGATACCTTCAACCTCCTGTACCGCGACCGGGCGGCCCAGCGGTTGGCCGAGCTGCGCGGGGAGCGACGGGGTGAAAATCCACGCTCGCTGGCGGTGCTGCGATGA
- a CDS encoding aldehyde dehydrogenase (NADP(+)), protein MHGHSIIEGQPTSAGGDTFTATNPATGDALPTTFVYATADDVDRACMSAADVFAAFQRAERAPFLRAIADKIEALGDELLERFTAETALPRGRAEGECARTCGQLRNFADQIERDDWNSPIKQGNLSRRYVGIGPVAVFGPANFPLAYGVAGGDTASALAAGCPVIVKTHPSHPGVCELVAGAIVDAAAETGMPAGVFALLVGGVEVGERIVKHADVRGVGFTGSENGGRAIFDAAAARPTPIPAFAEMSSLNPIVVLPGHYTDEFVDGLVGSVTLGVGQFCTKPGLIFVPSGTDLSGLKDKLAAVGSQTMLNASMRKSYVEGTAKLASVPGTEALLMPEDDAGSGGANATPALLRVAATHFGQSKVLHREVFGPGTLVVEYDDLADVRIASAHLGGQLTASVHGEPDDDLLHLLTTLAGRVIFGGYPTGVEVTAAMVHGGPYPATTDARFTAVGDRAIDRWLRPVCLQGA, encoded by the coding sequence ATGCACGGACACTCGATTATCGAAGGCCAGCCGACCAGCGCCGGCGGCGACACGTTCACCGCGACGAACCCCGCGACCGGTGACGCGCTGCCGACCACGTTCGTGTATGCGACGGCGGACGATGTGGATCGCGCCTGCATGTCGGCGGCCGACGTGTTTGCGGCGTTCCAGCGGGCCGAGCGTGCGCCGTTCCTGCGTGCGATCGCGGACAAGATCGAAGCATTGGGCGACGAACTGCTCGAACGATTCACCGCCGAGACGGCATTGCCGCGCGGACGGGCCGAGGGCGAGTGCGCACGCACCTGCGGACAGCTGCGGAACTTCGCCGACCAGATCGAACGCGATGATTGGAACTCGCCGATCAAGCAGGGCAATCTTTCCCGGCGTTACGTTGGCATCGGGCCGGTGGCGGTGTTCGGGCCGGCGAACTTTCCGCTGGCCTACGGCGTCGCGGGCGGGGACACCGCCAGCGCACTCGCCGCCGGTTGCCCGGTCATCGTCAAAACGCACCCGAGTCACCCCGGCGTGTGCGAGCTTGTCGCCGGCGCAATCGTCGATGCTGCCGCCGAGACCGGCATGCCTGCGGGCGTCTTCGCGTTGCTCGTCGGTGGCGTCGAGGTGGGCGAGCGGATCGTGAAGCACGCGGACGTGCGTGGCGTCGGGTTCACTGGCAGCGAGAATGGCGGCCGCGCGATCTTCGACGCCGCGGCCGCGCGACCCACGCCGATCCCCGCGTTCGCGGAGATGAGCAGCTTGAACCCGATCGTCGTCTTGCCAGGGCATTACACGGATGAGTTTGTCGATGGCTTGGTCGGTTCGGTGACGCTGGGCGTGGGGCAGTTCTGCACGAAACCGGGGCTGATTTTCGTGCCGAGCGGGACGGATCTGAGCGGGTTAAAGGACAAGCTCGCGGCGGTCGGGTCGCAGACAATGCTCAACGCGTCGATGCGGAAGTCGTACGTCGAAGGCACCGCGAAGCTTGCCAGTGTGCCCGGCACCGAAGCACTACTCATGCCGGAGGACGACGCCGGGTCGGGCGGGGCGAACGCGACGCCGGCGTTGCTGCGCGTCGCCGCCACTCACTTCGGGCAGAGCAAAGTGCTGCACCGCGAAGTATTCGGCCCCGGCACGCTCGTGGTCGAGTACGACGATCTCGCCGATGTCCGCATCGCCTCGGCCCACCTCGGTGGCCAACTCACCGCGAGCGTCCATGGCGAACCCGACGACGACCTGTTGCACCTGCTGACCACGCTTGCGGGCCGGGTGATCTTTGGCGGCTATCCGACGGGCGTGGAAGTCACCGCCGCGATGGTCCACGGCGGCCCGTACCCAGCGACGACCGACGCCCGGTTCACCGCCGTTGGCGACCGCGCGATCGACCGCTGGCTGCGGCCGGTGTGCTTGCAGGGGGCGTGA
- a CDS encoding glycosyltransferase family 8 protein — MTDPRDIVVVFCVDAAFALPLAVALSSAADHLADGRRLCVHILHNDIPPDTQARIERAAPDAVVQWHTLRLADHLADLRGGGGADLPTTSHLNETVYWRLLLPRLLPAADRAIYLDCDILVAGDLAELWDTDLGGKSLAAVPDFVFSTVRLAFNDLTSWADYGVDGDGPYFNGGVQLLDLAAWRERKIAEQTVAFLDEYPVRLLEQDAMNCVCAGDWHRLDLAWNVQLFPIMRPEKFKDTDVAAEVRQRPMLVDDAKILHFTGPKPWWPILRHPLRGRYLRELSASSFQSKTEHVAWRAKLEARRAGAAVGKLVGFGHANR; from the coding sequence ATGACTGACCCCCGTGACATCGTCGTTGTCTTTTGCGTCGATGCCGCGTTCGCACTGCCGCTCGCGGTCGCACTCAGCTCCGCCGCCGATCATCTTGCCGATGGTCGGCGGCTTTGCGTTCACATCCTCCACAACGACATCCCGCCCGACACGCAAGCACGCATCGAGCGTGCCGCGCCCGATGCCGTTGTGCAATGGCACACCTTGCGCCTCGCCGATCATCTGGCCGACCTGCGCGGCGGCGGGGGTGCTGACCTGCCGACCACGTCGCACCTGAACGAAACGGTGTATTGGCGCTTGCTGTTGCCGCGCCTTTTGCCCGCCGCCGACCGCGCGATCTACCTCGACTGCGACATCCTCGTCGCCGGCGATCTCGCGGAGCTGTGGGACACGGATCTGGGCGGCAAGTCCCTCGCGGCGGTGCCGGACTTCGTGTTCTCGACCGTCCGCCTCGCGTTCAACGACCTGACCAGCTGGGCCGACTACGGCGTCGACGGCGACGGCCCGTACTTCAACGGCGGCGTGCAACTGCTCGACCTTGCGGCTTGGCGCGAACGCAAGATCGCCGAGCAGACCGTCGCATTCCTCGACGAATATCCCGTGCGCTTGCTCGAGCAGGACGCGATGAACTGCGTTTGCGCCGGCGACTGGCACCGGCTCGATCTGGCGTGGAACGTGCAGCTGTTTCCGATCATGCGGCCCGAGAAGTTCAAGGACACCGACGTCGCCGCCGAAGTGCGACAGCGCCCGATGCTGGTTGACGATGCGAAGATCCTGCACTTCACCGGCCCCAAGCCGTGGTGGCCGATCCTGCGTCACCCTCTGCGCGGCCGGTACCTGCGCGAGCTGAGTGCGAGCAGTTTTCAAAGCAAGACGGAGCATGTCGCCTGGCGCGCGAAGCTCGAAGCACGCCGCGCGGGTGCGGCCGTGGGCAAGCTGGTAGGCTTCGGCCATGCCAACCGATGA